tgacgatgagacccttctccggtcctcgtcgccgacaccacccgcaaaatggaagagaaagagatgaggcaagtctctctctctttccctaAACGGTGATCTAAAACTGAAGAAGCTAAAGAGacagttagggttttgaaattaaacaaaaacaaaatcaatggctaagattaaaagtaaaaccaacggctaggattaaaagataaaagcagtggttaggatttgattaaggggtggggctcacataatatgaattattattaactggtatattaatatttggatctcattaaaaaattttacagcTCAATTTAAATATGGGTGAaaacacaattttaaaaatttgagtagTAATTGTATAACAGTGATTCTAATTTGCACATGTATCTGAATTTTGTctcacttgtttttttttgagatttgtgcatttcatttttttttttaactttctaactatttattttggtaatatatataatactctatataatataaataaaataagatgataaacattttcttttcaagaaAAAGTGTTAATTTCgtaactagtttttttttatatatatattttgatattgggttttttttataaataatttttatgtcttTACCAACTCAATTTTATCAAactatattcttattttattcacaatttttttaatcaaatttggtaaaaataatttctaccttatctataatttattattaaaatataagttttaaaatGACCCTTTGGTGTAGACCATGCCCTTTTGATGGCTATTGTTGGGAATGTGGAGAAACTAATTAATCATTTTTAGAATGGGAGCAATAAGATAAACATCATGTCTTGGATGTTATCTTCAATTATTGAAGTGAATTTGGCTTGTAtgatttgatgtattttttttataaatataataaatacatatataatcaaaGTATGGATACAACCATAAATTAAATGTTCAGACATATGCTTTCACACAATAACACAAATTTAAACTGTAAACTCACACCCATAACCATAAATCCGTTATTAATACAcatctaaataattttaaaattgagaaATAAATTTCTTATACTATTATCTTTCACAAAGGGTAATGCTTTTGGACTAAATGTCCATTAGGGTTTGATGTGAAATTCCATTCTAACAGTGGTGCAGATAGGGAttgaattttacttttttttaaaaaaaaagtaatgaaaaataatttaaagccTAACttccaaatataaaagaaatattgtTGTAAATGAAtatttgttgaaaattaaaaatggtcCAAATTTTATAGTCGATTATGAAGCCATATTCCAGATGTATCTATAACCAAAATATAAGGCTTTGGTGCCATTAGCAATGTCAagaaattatatgatttttctattaaaaagatAATAGAGGCAGGATGAGAGGGGGAGAGAAACACTCCAAAGCTGAGTCTTCCCGACAGCCAACgtacaaaaataattagaaataaatgaattcaaactgatatatataaaataaagataagtcCTGCCTGAACATCCATAACCACACATTCTGTCCATCTCATTTGATGACTAACTAAAGGATAGGTCATAGGATACACAGTTCCTCGGTGTTGCCATACACTCACGTTCTCTTCCATGGATACCGTGGTTCTCTACTCGGTCACCAGCATCAGCCACCTTGCGCCCATGACCGAGTTCGCCAAGCTCCTCGTCGCCCAAGGCTTCTCCGTTGCCATCCCTGTCCTTCCACCTATGCACCCCTCGGTTTCCACTTCCACTACCGACGACTACATCACTCGCATTTCCTACTCCCACCCTTCCATCTCCTTCCACCGCCTCCCACCCTTCACAACCAACTGCTCCTCCACGAACTTCGCCGTCCGGCTCTTCTCCTATGTCCGCTCCGCCAACCCTCTTCTGTGTGAACTCCTGCAGTCTATCTCACAGACATCCAACGTCCGTGCGATCCTTACGGACTTCTTCTGCACCGACGCCTTCGAGATTGCCGCTGATCTTAATCTCCCAGCCTACGTCTTTATCACCTGCAGCGCCTTCATGCTTGCTTATTTCCTCTACCGCCCCACCTTACACAGCGAGATGACATCCGGCCTCAGTGAACTTGGAGAAACTCCAATCCACATCCCTGGCTTACCACCCATCCCAGCCTCTCATATGCCAGATGTGCTAGATCGGAACGAGGGATTGCAGGCCTTTGTTGATGCATTCTCACACATCCCAGAAGCCAAAGGTGTCATCGTCAACTCATTCGAGATTCTGGAGTCCAGAACACTGAAGACAGTGCGCGAAGGTCATTGTCTCCCGAACAGAGATACACCACCAGTGTATTGTGTGGGGCCGTTGACCACTGGAAGTGAAGCAGGAGGAGAAGCAGGAGAGAGACACGAGTGTTTAACATGGCTCGACAAGCAACCCAGAGGGAGTGTTTTGTTCCTGTGCTTCGGGAGCAGGGGACGCTTCCCGGCGGAGCAAGTGAAGGAGATCGCGTTGGGACTGGAGAGAAGCGAGCAGAGGTTTCTCTGGGTTGTGCGAAGCCCACCTGATCCGGATAATTGGTTCGCGAGTTCTAACGAGGTAGATCTTGACACACTTCTCCCTGTTGGGTTCCTGGAGCGAACAGAGGATAGGGGAATGGTGGTGAAAGCGTGGGCGCCGCAAGAGGAGGTGCTGAACCACGAGGCCACGGGTGGCTTCGTGACACACTGCGGGTGGAACTCGGTGCTGGAGGGGGTGCGCGCCGGCGTGGGGATGATAGCGTGGCCGTTGTATGCGGAGCAGAAGATGAACAAAGTGTTGCTGGTGGAGGAGATGAAGCTGGCGGTAGAGATGAAGGGTTATGATAAGGAAATGGTGGCGGCGGAAGAGGTGGAAACTCGCGTGAGGTGGTTTATGGAGTCCGACGGCGGGAAGAAGTTGAGGGACCGGGCCAAGGAGATGAAGGACAGCGCGGCGGCGGCGCTCAGCCATGGGGGATCGTCACATGCTGCCATGGTGGAGTTGCTGTCAAATATTAGTAATTAATGGGATCTATAGTGACTGGCTGAGCTTTTCATTGTCAAGTGTCTCCGTGAGACATCGGCGGAGTTGAATCTAGGCCACTCTTGTTTACGTTTTTTATTCCGCATCTTTGTCTGTTTGTTGCAAACTTGCAATGGTGTCATTGTCAACTCATTCGAGTTTCTGTAGTCCATAACACTGAAGACCATACGAGAAGGACAATGCCTCCCGGACCGAGAGACTGATGAGAAACAATCTCCGGGAGTGTGAAGAATGAAGATCTTTGACGAAATGCTCAGAGATATCTtcagtgtttgatgaaatgacTAGGTCATTCTCACACTTGGTCAAGGGGTCAAAGTAACACACATGAGGATAAAAGTTATAAGACCCATCAAAACACAGCACTAACATTAGCTTTATAATAAACTATTACAAGTCAACAGACAAAACACCAACACCTCATTGGTTGACACCAAATCTAGACACCCCATTGGTCACACTATAACCTTAAAGTGATCCAGCATTGGTTGTACACTGACATCaagagattgattgatttaaatattcttttctttaaaaacctTCAACTGCTTCAACTGCCATTCTTCCAAACACCTTgcttttcttctcatttcttcAGATCACCACCATTCCAGACCGGAACAGTGCCATCTCGGCATTCATGCTGCCCGTCCTTCTCCGCACCATGCCTCAGCTTCATCCCAGCCATGCTGTGATCCCCCACATCATGTATGCCCATGTTCATTGCCAGCTTGCCATCTTCAATCATCTCTCCAACAGAGACGCCGCAAGTGTACTGCCTGGGGTCGTTGATCACTGTCAGTAAAAGAGGAGGAGAGAGGCACGAGTGTTTTACATGGCTCGACAAGCAGTCCAAAGGAAGTGTCATGTTCCTGTGCTTCGGGAGCATAGGAAGCTTCATGGCGGATCAAGTCAATGAGATCGCAACTGGGCTGTGTTGGACTTTTGCTGAGGAGAGTAAAGGATACAGAGAAGAAGACAAGTGAGTAGATGATGTAGAGAATAGGGAGAAGTTTAAATATAACAGTACTTCACTTGCTTAACTGAATTCAAAGAAGGATTACAACTTAAATAGAGCCCAAAAGTTGACACATAGTTTCATGTAAATAAAAAGTCATGATAAAAGCAAAAACATACcagttaaataaaaactaaacataaAGTAATACTTGATAAAAGCCTTTCACGTTCGTACACACATAAAAGGTTGACTACTCCTTTCCACTGTATGCATTCCCATTCGTCTAGCCCACAAACAGCAGTAGATCTACAGTAGCACGCATTTGTCAATCACTTCTCTTCCTTGCACTCCATtggccaagcatcattacaccCAATAGCTTCTTTATCAATTAGTTTCAGATCACACTTAACAGGCTGGAGAGAAGCGAGCAGAAGTTTGTCTGGGTTGTGCGTAGCCCACCTGATTCGGAAAATCGGTTGGCGACTTCTAAATCTGGACACGCTTCTCCCTGTTGGGTTTCTGGAGCGAACAGAGTGTAGGGGAATGGTGGTGAAAGCGTGGGCACCGCAAGTGGAGGTGCTTAACCACGAGGCCACGGGTGGTTTCGTGACGCACTGCGGGTGGAACTCGGTGCTTCAGGGAGTGTGCGCCGGCGTGGGTATGATAGCGTGGCCGTTGTATGCAGAGCAGAAGATGATCAAGGTGGTGCTAGTAGAGGAGATGAAGCTTGCGGCGGAGATGAAGGGTTATGATAAGGGTGTTGTGAAATGTAGGACTGGATATAGCAGTACcgcaacaaaataaataagaataatgctgaaaaataaaggacacaaaagatattacgtggaaaaacccctaaataattagggtaaaaaaaccacgggcaaggaTAGAAGAAATTCACTAAGTGGGAAAAATTTCGTGGctacaaactctctctaataataaagagaaaaccaagatcctctcttatactagggagaatagactaactctcaaactattttctcacacttctcacccttcttctctctctctaacttCCTCACTCTCACTGTGTGTCTTAACAAATGTCATGGGGGTTTATATAGCCCCTTCACCAAACAAACCAAGGGGCTAGGATCATTTTGATCCAAGGGCTCACAATGATGGGGTAGGTGGCACCTACccccaaataatataaatattccCCCACTAACTCTCTTCACCTACCACCAAGTCACTGACAAAGAAGGAGAAATGACATCCTTGCCCttccatgttgatgaagaacataattggcatgggccaatcaacaattggtatgggccaatcaacaattggtatgggccaatcaacaattctcccacttgaagatttgattaaaaaacaatcagatcttcacaccattctttctaCCTTGCCATTCAATGTTGCTTACGCCTCCGTCGGGACCACAAGAGGATCGACTCCAAATGAATCACGTCgttgattgcttttgtcatgAAATCGCTAGGTTATCCTTGGTACTGAATCTTTTAGCATGTCCACTCGTACCTTCTTCTACTTTCTCACGAATGAAGTGGTACTCGAACTCCGATATGTTTGGTCTTTTGAATGAAATGTCTGGATTCCTTGCAAGATCGCAATGCACTCGGTTATCACAATATAGAgtgatgttctcttgtttgtacccgagttcttccaacaccatcttcaaccacaTCGCTTCTTTCTGCGGCTTGTGTAGTCGCCAAATACTCGCTTCGTCGTTGATGTAGCCACGATCGATCGCAGCTTTTGAAACCCACTCACGCCTCCTTCgctagtgtgaacacatatccatgagtggatttgcttttatcaaAATCACTCGCATAATCGACGATCAACATATCCGACGACAAGAAAGTCTGATcccccataacataatgcaacatctGAGGTTCCCTTTATATATCTGAGAATCCTCTTAACAACATTCCAATGCTCTCGACCAGGATTCACCATATACCGACTTACCACTCCCACTGCATGTGCAATGTCCGGTCTTGTACAGATCATGGCGAACATTAGGCTTCCCACCGCTGATGCATACGGTACTCgagacatctccatcctctcatcttcactgctaggacacatacttgaggataatttgaaattaacaGGAAGTGGGGTAGAAATTGGCTTACAGTCTTGCATGTTGAAGCGTCGCAAGATCTTCTTTAGATAAGTCTTCtgagaaagccaaatcttcttgttatttctgtctcggtgaatttgcatccctagaatcttgtttgccggtcccaagtccttcatttcaaactccctaGCCAATTGTGCCTTCAACTCCTTGATACGATCTTTGTTGGGGCCTGTTACCAACATGTCGTCAACATACAGCAACAAGAAGACGAAATCTTCTTCTTTAAACCTCTTGACATATGCACAAGGGTCTGTATTGAATCTGCTGTAACCaaggctcatgatgaaggaatcaaatctctGTACCAACATCTTGGCGCTCGCTTTAGACCGCATGTAGATTTGTTCAACCTCGAaaaccaagttctctttactttttttcttcaaatccttcCGGTTGgagcatgtaaatttcttcttcaagatctccatgaagaaatgcgCTTTTGACATCTAACCGCTCAAGTCGCAAGTCAAATGTAGCACACATCGCCGGGGACTACTCGGACTCGTTGTAAGTCGAACCACGGTGAAAAATATTTCGTTGAAGTCAATACCTTCCTTCCGAGCATATCCTTTTTACCACCGGCCTAGCACGATAacgatctacttgatcatcacGCATTGCgcttgatcttgtagacccatttgttGCCAATGGGCTTTTCGCCCTTGTGGTAGTGACACCGCTcccatgtcctatttttttatgaagagcttcatttcttcttccatcTCTGCCATCCATCGAGATGCATCTCGAATTGTTCGAtgcttcttgaagagttgatggTTCTCCATCCTCGCTAGAAGACGAGTAAGCAATGTTACCCTCCATAATATAGTCGAATGCCAACTTGGTGCCATTCTTGTACGAGTTGACCACCGAACTCGGGACTTCGATTCACTGGCTCTTGTACCTCATGCTCCGGTGTAGCTTCACTTCTTTTTCTACCCATGCGATTGTAGTCTCTGCTTTCTTTTTGAAGTGCTTTTACCATctacttgctcttgttctttgtcttcCATGAAGATAACATCCCTCGCTGACATAACCTTGTGGGCGTTGGGATCCCACATGCGATACCCCTTAACACCATCGAGATATCCTAGAAACATACATTTTCTGGATTTTGGATCCAGCTTTGTAGTTTCCGGGTATTAGTACATTACATCACAGggacttccaaatatatgaaggtttgaataatcaacCGGCTTACCagtccacatctccatcggtgtcttcAACTCAATTGCAGCTGATGGAGCCCGATTCACCACATATGACAGGGTCTCGATCGCTTACGCCCTGAACTTCTTGTCTAAGCTTGCAGCTCCCATCATGGCTCTTGTTCTTTCCAACGTAGTCCCCGTTTCATCCGCTctgccactccattttgttgaggagtgtatCTCAGTAGTGAATCGCCTTTTTAATGCCTTCTTGTTTACggaattcatcaaattctttgcagtagtattctcctccattatcgGGTCCTCAAGCACTTGATCTTTTCTCCGCATTCAAGTTCCACCCGCGCTTTGTagaatttgaagacttgaaacacatCGGCCTTCCTCTTGATAGGGTACACTCCAACATCTCTCGGAATAGTCATCGataaatgatacaaagtaatttgctcctCCCAGAGATGTAACTGGTGCTTGCCACACATCAGAGTGtaccaattctagaattgctttgcttctagaattagatgtgttgaacttcGATCGATCGTCGCTTGCTCATAATACAATGCTCACGAAAAGGGTAatgttacctttgtgagaccaTGAAAGTAGATTCCTTTCtgcaagaatcttcattccttgctcgACATGTGTCCAAGTTTTTCACGTGCCATGTCATAgtgcatctttcacttggatCACTTGTAGCAATctgaagcttctccttcttgcaaagtttcTCCCATCATCATGTATAGATTAGCAGCTATTTTTTCCCCCTTCATACATACAAGCGCTCCTCGAATTACCTTCATGATCTTGTTCTGGACTTcaattttgcaaccaagatcatcaagttgtcctatagacaacaaattcttcttgaggcccTCCACATGTCGGGACTTCTTTTTATAGTCCGAATCGTGCCATCATACATCTTCAGTTTGATGATGCCAATGCCAACGATTTCAAGGCTTGATCATTACAGATTTGTCTGCGGATCCCCCGGAGATAGGTTCATAGTGATGGAACCATTCTCTTGGGAGGTCATATGAAAAGTGGGTCTGTCGAATCAAGAAGCCATACATCGACGAAATCTTTTTACTTGATGTAGATATCGCTTCACACACCATGGCTACTCCATCATCCGAAGTGTTTGCAACATTTCCTTGAGGAttggaatcctttttatttagactCCAACAATCCTTTTTCAGTGACCTTTCTTGCCACAGGTGGTAAcacttgaaagtcttcttactcctTGATTTTTGATCTACCATGATTGTAGCTCCCATCTGGATCCACGTTCGCTGATCTTCCTCTCGTCACCGCCAAGGCCTCCGCTTGTTGTGAACTTGCTAACTTGTCTTCCTTATTCTTCATGGCGACTCTCTTCCTCCAAAAAGCAGAGACATGCAATGTTATCAAATACTAGACCGTCCAGTGGAGGCATTgtttgttaagttgatgacgagttgatcatatgaatcTGGGTAaactttggagtagaatttcCGTACGCTCACTTGACTCTATCGTATGTCCCAATGATGTGAGTTGGGAGAATAGAGTGTTCGAGTGTGTTCATGTGCTCTGTCGTTTCAAGTAGATTCCGCCGATACATGCAAAGTATAGAGTTTCCTCTTAAGGAAAAATCTTGTTGTGGAGTGATTTGGCCTCAGTACTAACTTAGTGAGGTGATCCCGGATCTCCTTTGCTCGGTCTTCTTCTCCGCTATGCTTGATAGAACCCCCATCGGCAAGTGCCGGATGAAGATTAGCGATGGCGTTCCCGTCCATCTcattccacttgtcatctttGACCTCGGTGGCCTTTTCGGTGATGGCCGCCAAAGCAGTTGTCCTTCCTCAGGATTGCCTTCATTTTCAGCTTCCACAGTGAGAAATTACTCCCGTTGAATTTTTCAATATCATACTTTGCTGCCATTGCTTCTATCACAAACGCTTCAAAAGGCGTAACCGGTTCCTCAAAGGGTgaataataatctaacttatTTTTCGATGTGGAGGATCCACTATTAGTGGCGACCCACGAGAGCatacgataagtagatatatatacacaccctaAGTCTGGCTCTGGTACCACTTGTTGTGAAATGTAGGACTGGATATAGCAGATGCActgaacaaaataaataagaataatctttcgaaaaaaataaaaggacacgaaaagatattacgtggaaaaacccctaaataattagggtaaaaaaacCACGAGGCGAGGATAGAAGAAATTCACTAAGTGGGAAAAATTTCGAAGctacaaactctctctaataataaagagaaaatcaGTATTCTCTCTTATATTAGGAGaatagactaactctcaaactattttctcacacttctcacccttcttctctctctctaacttCCTCACTCTCACTTGTGTGTCTTAACAAATGTCATGGGGGGTTTATATAGCCCTTCACCAAACAAACCAAGGGCTAGGATCATTTTTGATCCAGGGCTCATGATGATGGGGTAGGGTGGCACCTAcccccaaataataaaaatattccccACTAACTCTCTTCACCTACCACCAAGTCATGACAAAGAAGGAGAAATGACATCCTTGCCCttccatgttg
This genomic window from Dioscorea cayenensis subsp. rotundata cultivar TDr96_F1 chromosome 20, TDr96_F1_v2_PseudoChromosome.rev07_lg8_w22 25.fasta, whole genome shotgun sequence contains:
- the LOC120251089 gene encoding UDP-glycosyltransferase 88F3-like; translation: MDTVVLYSVTSISHLAPMTEFAKLLVAQGFSVAIPVLPPMHPSVSTSTTDDYITRISYSHPSISFHRLPPFTTNCSSTNFAVRLFSYVRSANPLLCELLQSISQTSNVRAILTDFFCTDAFEIAADLNLPAYVFITCSAFMLAYFLYRPTLHSEMTSGLSELGETPIHIPGLPPIPASHMPDVLDRNEGLQAFVDAFSHIPEAKGVIVNSFEILESRTLKTVREGHCLPNRDTPPVYCVGPLTTGSEAGGEAGERHECLTWLDKQPRGSVLFLCFGSRGRFPAEQVKEIALGLERSEQRFLWVVRSPPDPDNWFASSNEVDLDTLLPVGFLERTEDRGMVVKAWAPQEEVLNHEATGGFVTHCGWNSVLEGVRAGVGMIAWPLYAEQKMNKVLLVEEMKLAVEMKGYDKEMVAAEEVETRVRWFMESDGGKKLRDRAKEMKDSAAAALSHGGSSHAAMVELLSNISN